The Tardiphaga alba genome includes a window with the following:
- a CDS encoding LysR family transcriptional regulator has product MSLDLNQVSVFLAVAEAKSFRLAAERLGVTRSAVSQAIRKMEDRMGVALLQRTTRSVSLTEAGLRLHERVAPAIAEVADALDTARDLPAQPTGQLRLAVSSIAERFISGQLLASFTLAYPGIQLDVTVTDDEFDIVAEGFDAGVRLGEVIEQDMIAVPVSAEQRQVVVAAPSYLERFGAPAHPSELTQHCCIGWRPAPDVAPYRWEFEENGRAFDVAVNPRVTTNDMWVMVRTACAGGGITFGMEELFKPYVTRGELVTLLDAWLPPFPGFFLYFPERRNLPPKLRALIDHARYRTL; this is encoded by the coding sequence ATGTCGCTCGATCTCAACCAGGTCTCCGTCTTCCTCGCCGTGGCGGAAGCGAAAAGCTTTCGCCTTGCCGCCGAGCGGCTGGGCGTGACCCGCTCCGCCGTCAGCCAGGCGATCCGGAAGATGGAAGACCGGATGGGCGTCGCCCTCCTGCAGAGGACCACCCGCAGCGTCAGCCTGACCGAAGCCGGCCTGCGCCTGCATGAGCGCGTCGCGCCCGCCATTGCCGAGGTCGCGGACGCGCTGGACACTGCGCGCGATCTTCCCGCGCAGCCGACGGGACAATTGCGGCTGGCTGTCTCGTCCATTGCGGAGCGCTTCATTTCCGGCCAGCTACTGGCAAGTTTCACGCTCGCTTATCCCGGCATCCAGCTCGACGTCACCGTCACCGACGACGAATTCGACATCGTCGCCGAAGGTTTTGATGCAGGCGTCAGGCTCGGCGAGGTGATCGAGCAGGACATGATCGCCGTGCCGGTCTCGGCGGAACAGCGCCAGGTGGTCGTCGCTGCGCCGTCCTATCTCGAACGCTTCGGCGCACCCGCGCACCCCTCGGAGCTGACGCAGCATTGCTGCATCGGCTGGCGCCCCGCGCCCGATGTCGCGCCCTATCGCTGGGAGTTCGAGGAGAACGGCCGCGCCTTCGATGTCGCGGTCAATCCGCGCGTCACCACCAACGACATGTGGGTCATGGTCCGCACCGCCTGCGCCGGCGGCGGGATTACGTTCGGCATGGAGGAACTGTTCAAGCCATATGTCACGCGCGGGGAGTTGGTGACGTTGCTCGATGCCTGGCTGCCGCCGTTTCCCGGCTTTTTCCTGTATTTCCCGGAGCGCCGCAACCTGCCGCCCAAGCTGCGCGCCTTGATCGATCACGCACGCTATCGCACCCTGTAG
- a CDS encoding NAD(P)/FAD-dependent oxidoreductase, with protein MSEPLVIIGNGMAAARLVDELAKSSLGRYAIAVIGDEPRLAYNRVLLSSVLAGEATSQEIELKPANWWRDRGVTLKYGTRATSVDLAAREVTTSTGKRVGFSKLVFATGSSALRLPVPGGDLAGVHVFRDSHDVDRLIELAGQKKRVVVVGGGLLGLEAAYGLAKAGADVTLIHLMDRLMERQLDAPAAELLKTLVERKGVKILLNANTARIHGADAVERVELADGRVLDADAVIFAAGIRPNTALAKEAGVSVNRGILVDDALATETDGVFALGECAEHRGTCYGLVEPAYEQAKALARHLAGDTVAYTGSILSTNLKVSGVSVFSAGDFMATDGSETLLLNDAKRGTYKKLVVAGGKLTGAVLVGDTSDALWYLELIRSGVDISAFRADMMFGRPIAKAA; from the coding sequence CTTACAATCGGGTGCTGCTGTCGTCCGTTCTGGCGGGCGAGGCGACGTCGCAGGAGATCGAGCTGAAGCCGGCGAACTGGTGGCGCGATCGCGGTGTCACCTTGAAATACGGCACGCGGGCAACATCCGTCGATCTCGCGGCGCGTGAGGTGACGACATCCACGGGCAAGCGCGTCGGATTTTCGAAGCTGGTATTTGCCACCGGCTCGTCGGCGCTTCGCTTGCCGGTGCCCGGCGGCGATCTGGCCGGCGTTCACGTGTTTCGCGACAGCCATGACGTCGATCGCCTGATCGAACTGGCCGGGCAGAAGAAGCGCGTCGTTGTGGTCGGCGGCGGGCTGTTGGGGCTTGAAGCCGCCTATGGCCTTGCCAAGGCTGGCGCCGATGTGACGCTCATCCATCTGATGGATCGCCTGATGGAGCGGCAGCTTGATGCGCCGGCAGCGGAGCTGCTGAAGACATTGGTCGAGCGCAAGGGCGTCAAGATCCTGCTCAATGCGAACACGGCGCGCATTCATGGTGCGGATGCTGTCGAGCGCGTTGAACTCGCGGATGGACGCGTGCTTGATGCGGACGCCGTGATTTTTGCCGCGGGCATCCGGCCGAATACGGCGTTGGCCAAAGAGGCGGGGGTCTCGGTCAATCGCGGTATCTTGGTCGATGATGCCTTGGCCACGGAAACCGACGGTGTGTTTGCGCTCGGTGAATGCGCGGAGCACCGCGGCACCTGCTACGGTCTGGTCGAGCCCGCCTACGAGCAGGCGAAAGCGTTGGCGCGGCATCTTGCCGGCGACACGGTTGCTTACACCGGCAGCATTCTTTCCACCAATCTCAAGGTCTCGGGCGTCAGCGTGTTCTCGGCCGGCGATTTCATGGCCACTGACGGCAGCGAGACGCTGCTGCTGAACGACGCAAAGCGCGGCACCTACAAGAAGCTCGTGGTTGCCGGCGGCAAGCTGACCGGCGCCGTGCTGGTGGGCGATACCAGCGATGCGCTGTGGTATCTCGAGCTGATCCGCAGCGGTGTTGATATCTCCGCTTTCCGCGCCGACATGATGTTCGGCCGCCCCATTGCGAAGGCGGCCTGA
- a CDS encoding carbohydrate ABC transporter permease: protein MAAEQRRAAEPTAVKKDEWRPISYWPFVLPAMIVVLAVIVFPWAYTIWMSLHEWKVGQAPTFVGFANYMRLPGDARFMESVWHTLVYTVLSVVLPLVLGTLAAVVFNNRFPMRGFIRGLFILPMMATPVAIALVWTMMFHPQLGILNYLLSLIGLPPSLWVFHPATVIPSLVLVETWQWTPLVMLIVLGGLSALPSEPYESAQIDGATPWQTFRHISLPMIMPFLFIAAMIRMIDAVKSFDIIFAITQGGPGSASETINLYLYSVAFVYYDVGYASAIVVVFFALIIALAGALLHLRQRTHWNESGGSA from the coding sequence CTGGCGGCAGAACAACGACGTGCGGCCGAGCCAACGGCCGTAAAGAAGGACGAGTGGCGGCCAATTTCGTATTGGCCGTTCGTTCTCCCCGCGATGATCGTCGTGCTGGCGGTCATCGTGTTCCCGTGGGCCTATACGATCTGGATGAGCCTGCACGAATGGAAGGTCGGCCAGGCGCCGACCTTTGTCGGCTTCGCGAATTACATGCGCCTTCCCGGTGACGCCCGCTTCATGGAATCGGTGTGGCACACGCTGGTCTATACGGTGCTGTCCGTGGTGCTGCCGCTGGTGCTGGGCACGCTCGCGGCTGTCGTGTTCAACAACCGCTTCCCGATGCGCGGCTTCATCCGCGGCCTGTTCATCCTGCCGATGATGGCGACGCCGGTCGCCATCGCGCTGGTGTGGACCATGATGTTCCATCCGCAGCTCGGCATCCTCAATTATCTGCTGTCGCTGATCGGCCTGCCACCATCGCTCTGGGTGTTCCACCCCGCCACCGTCATTCCCTCGCTGGTGCTGGTGGAGACATGGCAGTGGACGCCACTGGTGATGCTGATCGTGCTAGGCGGCCTCAGCGCTTTGCCCAGCGAGCCCTATGAAAGCGCGCAGATCGATGGCGCCACGCCGTGGCAGACCTTTCGCCACATCTCGCTGCCAATGATCATGCCGTTCCTGTTCATCGCCGCGATGATCCGCATGATCGATGCCGTGAAGAGTTTCGACATCATCTTCGCTATCACCCAGGGCGGTCCGGGCAGCGCGTCGGAGACCATCAATCTCTATCTCTACAGCGTCGCCTTCGTTTACTACGATGTCGGCTATGCCTCGGCCATCGTGGTGGTGTTCTTCGCGCTGATCATCGCGCTCGCCGGCGCGCTGCTGCATCTGCGCCAGCGCACCCATTGGAACGAGAGCGGAGGCAGCGCATGA
- a CDS encoding carbohydrate ABC transporter permease: MMRTLLGRIGLTFAVIVIVSPAILFFLWMLSLSLKFEIDNASYPPVFIPERINWGNYAAVIESKRFMTYFFNTLIVTGAATVFALIVGVPAGYGIARMRARKAAIVILIARITPGLSYLIPLFLLFQWLGLLGTLWPQIIIHLVVTVPIVIWIMIGYFETTPMELEESAVIDGATRWQVFRHVALPIAKPGIAVAFILAVIFSWNNFVFGIVLAGRETRTLPVAVYNMISFDQLSWGPLAAAALIVTAPVLLLTVFAQRQIVAGLTAGAVK, encoded by the coding sequence ATGATGCGGACCCTGCTCGGCCGGATCGGCCTGACCTTTGCGGTGATCGTGATCGTCTCGCCGGCGATCCTGTTCTTCCTCTGGATGCTGTCGCTGTCGCTCAAATTCGAGATCGACAACGCTTCCTATCCGCCGGTCTTCATCCCGGAGCGGATCAATTGGGGCAATTACGCCGCCGTCATCGAATCCAAGCGCTTCATGACCTATTTCTTCAACACGCTGATCGTCACCGGCGCCGCCACCGTGTTCGCACTGATCGTCGGCGTCCCCGCCGGCTATGGCATCGCCCGCATGCGTGCCCGCAAGGCAGCGATCGTGATCCTGATCGCGCGCATCACGCCCGGCCTGTCCTATCTGATCCCGCTGTTCCTGCTGTTCCAGTGGCTCGGCCTGCTCGGCACGCTCTGGCCGCAGATCATCATCCATCTCGTGGTCACCGTGCCCATCGTGATCTGGATCATGATCGGCTATTTCGAGACCACGCCGATGGAGCTGGAGGAATCCGCCGTGATCGACGGCGCCACGCGCTGGCAGGTGTTCCGCCACGTCGCGCTGCCCATCGCCAAGCCCGGCATTGCCGTGGCCTTCATCCTGGCGGTGATCTTCTCCTGGAACAATTTCGTGTTCGGCATCGTGCTGGCCGGCCGCGAGACGCGGACGTTACCGGTCGCGGTCTACAACATGATCTCGTTCGATCAGCTGAGCTGGGGCCCGCTCGCCGCAGCCGCACTGATCGTGACGGCGCCGGTGCTGCTGCTGACGGTGTTTGCGCAACGGCAGATCGTGGCGGGCCTGACGGCGGGCGCGGTGAAATAG
- a CDS encoding nuclear transport factor 2 family protein, producing MMSISNSRMALIGWTVLAMTALWPHLATASGNADTVRNKQIVSDAFQRWAAGGTTFFTDLLAPEVVWTVEGSGPNAGTHRGRDALMERAVRPLAARLSESIKPVSTRIWADGDHVIVNWDGVARARDGVPYTNRYVWIMRMQDGKAIEVNAFLDLARFDDVLRRVSPQ from the coding sequence ATGATGTCGATATCCAATTCTCGTATGGCGCTGATCGGATGGACGGTGCTGGCCATGACGGCGCTTTGGCCGCATCTGGCGACCGCGTCCGGCAATGCCGATACGGTGCGCAACAAACAGATCGTGAGTGATGCGTTCCAGCGTTGGGCCGCGGGCGGAACGACGTTCTTCACGGATCTGCTGGCGCCCGAGGTGGTCTGGACGGTGGAAGGTTCGGGGCCGAATGCAGGGACGCATCGGGGGCGTGATGCCCTGATGGAGCGCGCGGTGCGGCCGCTGGCGGCCCGCTTGTCCGAGTCCATCAAGCCGGTCAGCACGCGTATCTGGGCGGATGGCGATCATGTGATCGTCAATTGGGACGGTGTCGCGCGTGCGCGTGACGGTGTTCCTTACACCAATCGCTACGTCTGGATCATGCGCATGCAGGACGGCAAGGCGATCGAGGTGAATGCGTTTCTCGATCTGGCGCGGTTTGATGATGTGTTGCGGCGGGTATCGCCGCAATAA
- a CDS encoding ABC transporter substrate-binding protein: MASQGPFRHGPSRRALLKGALATSALPALGSLGISTPAFAAPNWKKYAGTTIEANLIKGPRGELLQKYASEFTELTGIKVESELIPEQQQRQKAVIELTSGKPSFDVVHLSYHVQKRQFEKAGWLADISGFMKDPTLTAPDLTVDDFSAGGRQFAENDKGVMHSLPWSVDYFILYYNKEIFAKKNVAVPKTMDEMVAAAEKLNDTAAGIYGFTGRGLRNANMTLWSNFFLNYGGEFLDAKGNILTDGPESIEATKVYQRLMMKSAPPGAAGFNWMESMASLTQGRAAMWIDGVGWAPPIEDPNASRVVGKIGYTLVPAGPKGQYSSTYGDGVGIAKTSTKKEAAYLYCQWAVSKQMGARLLQSGGGVPFRNSILNDAEVQKGVKNQEWLRSVIDSAKISKLGLPVIIPVAEFRDLVGAGITATLAGADPATELKKAHEQFRPILERSEKT, translated from the coding sequence ATGGCCAGCCAAGGCCCGTTTCGTCACGGCCCGTCTCGTCGTGCCCTGCTCAAGGGCGCGCTCGCCACCAGCGCATTGCCTGCACTCGGATCGCTCGGCATTTCCACCCCCGCTTTCGCTGCGCCGAATTGGAAGAAATATGCGGGCACCACCATCGAAGCCAATCTGATCAAGGGCCCGCGCGGCGAGCTGCTGCAGAAATACGCCTCGGAATTCACCGAACTGACCGGCATCAAGGTCGAGTCCGAACTGATCCCCGAGCAGCAGCAGCGCCAGAAGGCCGTGATCGAACTGACCTCCGGCAAGCCATCCTTCGACGTGGTGCATCTCAGCTATCACGTGCAGAAGCGGCAGTTCGAGAAGGCCGGCTGGCTCGCCGACATCTCGGGCTTCATGAAGGACCCGACCCTCACCGCGCCCGATCTCACCGTGGATGACTTCTCCGCCGGCGGCCGGCAATTCGCCGAGAACGACAAGGGCGTGATGCATTCGCTGCCGTGGTCGGTGGACTACTTCATTCTCTACTACAACAAGGAAATCTTCGCGAAGAAGAACGTCGCGGTGCCGAAGACCATGGACGAGATGGTCGCCGCTGCCGAGAAGCTCAACGACACCGCGGCGGGCATCTATGGCTTCACCGGCCGTGGGCTGCGCAACGCCAATATGACGCTGTGGAGCAACTTCTTCCTCAACTATGGCGGCGAATTCCTCGACGCCAAGGGCAACATCCTCACCGATGGGCCGGAATCCATCGAGGCCACGAAAGTCTATCAGCGCCTGATGATGAAGAGCGCGCCTCCGGGTGCTGCCGGCTTCAACTGGATGGAGTCGATGGCCTCGTTGACCCAGGGCCGCGCCGCCATGTGGATCGACGGCGTCGGCTGGGCGCCGCCCATCGAGGATCCCAATGCGTCGCGCGTGGTCGGCAAGATCGGCTACACGCTGGTGCCGGCGGGACCGAAGGGTCAGTACTCGTCGACCTATGGCGACGGCGTAGGCATTGCCAAGACATCGACCAAGAAGGAAGCCGCCTATCTCTATTGCCAGTGGGCGGTGTCCAAGCAGATGGGCGCACGCCTGCTGCAGAGCGGCGGCGGCGTGCCGTTCCGCAACTCGATCCTGAACGATGCGGAAGTCCAAAAGGGCGTGAAGAACCAGGAATGGCTGCGGTCGGTGATCGATAGCGCCAAGATCAGCAAGCTCGGCCTGCCCGTCATCATCCCGGTGGCCGAATTCCGCGATCTCGTCGGCGCCGGCATCACCGCCACGCTGGCGGGCGCCGATCCCGCCACCGAGCTCAAGAAGGCGCATGAGCAGTTCCGTCCCATCCTGGAGCGTAGCGAAAAGACGTGA
- a CDS encoding aldo/keto reductase — protein MTSLDTYRLLGRSGLRVSPLSLGTMTFGEDWGWGANEAEARRIFDLYVDRGGNLIDTAVNYTNGASERLVGQFIKAKRERIVLATKFTMARDPGNPNSGGNHRLNMMRSVEQSLRQLDTDRIDLLYLHAWDMTTQPDEVMRALDDLVRAGKVQYLGICNAPAWRIAQMQAIAELCAWSPLVALQIEYSLVERTVEHELMPMAAALGLGVLPWSPLGGGVLTGKYTTADVDPLGETNVAATRKGIIASSGHLNARVIGIAEVVRAIADEIGTTPSQVAIAWTLANPAVVSPILGARTLAQAEDNLGALNVSLSSGQLTRLGEASAPSPIFPARFVGRPMVQQLIFGGASVAAR, from the coding sequence ATGACCTCCCTCGACACTTACCGCCTGCTTGGACGATCCGGATTGCGGGTGTCTCCGCTCTCGCTGGGCACGATGACCTTCGGCGAGGACTGGGGCTGGGGCGCCAATGAGGCCGAGGCGCGCCGGATTTTCGATCTTTATGTCGATCGCGGCGGCAACCTCATTGATACGGCGGTGAACTACACCAATGGCGCCTCGGAGCGACTGGTGGGCCAGTTCATCAAGGCGAAGCGCGAACGGATCGTGCTGGCGACCAAGTTCACCATGGCGCGCGATCCCGGCAATCCGAATTCCGGTGGCAATCACCGGCTCAACATGATGCGCTCGGTGGAGCAGAGCCTGCGGCAACTCGATACGGATCGTATCGATCTGCTCTATCTCCATGCCTGGGACATGACCACGCAGCCCGACGAGGTGATGCGCGCGCTCGACGATCTCGTGCGCGCCGGCAAAGTGCAGTATCTCGGCATCTGCAATGCGCCGGCCTGGCGCATCGCGCAGATGCAGGCGATTGCGGAGTTGTGCGCGTGGTCGCCGCTGGTGGCGTTACAGATCGAATACAGCCTCGTCGAACGAACGGTCGAACACGAATTGATGCCGATGGCTGCAGCGCTCGGGCTCGGCGTATTGCCGTGGTCGCCACTTGGCGGCGGCGTGCTGACCGGGAAATATACGACGGCGGATGTCGATCCGCTCGGCGAAACGAATGTGGCTGCGACCCGCAAGGGGATCATCGCGTCATCCGGTCATTTGAACGCGCGTGTCATCGGGATCGCCGAGGTGGTGCGTGCCATCGCCGATGAGATCGGCACGACGCCGTCGCAGGTGGCGATCGCGTGGACACTGGCAAATCCCGCGGTGGTGTCGCCGATCCTGGGCGCACGCACGCTCGCGCAGGCTGAGGACAATCTCGGCGCGCTCAATGTGTCGCTGTCATCAGGGCAGTTGACGCGGCTCGGCGAGGCGAGCGCGCCATCGCCGATTTTCCCGGCGCGGTTTGTCGGCCGCCCGATGGTTCAGCAACTCATTTTCGGTGGCGCATCCGTCGCTGCCCGTTAG
- a CDS encoding nitrate reductase, producing the protein MNAIDTGLTTVRTTCAYCGVGCGVLATPDKQGGAAIAGDPDHPANYGRLCSKGSALGETLALDERLLHPMMRDASGAMVRAGWNDALDHVADGFRHIVAEHGPGAVAFYLSGQLLTEDYYVANKLMKGFIGSANVDTNSRLCMASSVVGHKRAFGADTVPGCYEDLDQADLLVFVGSNAAWCHPVLYQRMLANKQARGARFVVIDPRRTDTVGDDDLFLGLKPGTDTALFSGLLAYLADNGALDRAYIAQHTSGFDEALARAKTIAGSVAATARATGLNEVDVATFFQMFRQTSRVVTLYSQGVNQSAQGTDKVNAIINCHLATGRIGKPGASPFSLTGQPNAMGGREVGGLANQLAAHMGFTPSDIDRVRRFWKAPHIATHEGLKAVAMFDAIDRGEIKALWVMGTNPAVSLPDADKVRSALGKLDLFVVSENVLSNDTVNAGAHVLLPALAWGEKSGTVTNSERRISRQRSFLRAPGEAKPDWWALSEVAKRLGFGAGFAYTSAAQIFREHAMLSDFENDGSRDFDIGGLMHVTDDAFDTMAPVQWPLRKGPTMQQARFFAKGRFFTRDQRGQFIAPEAPELRTQVTEERPLRLNTGRVRDQWHTMTRTGLSPRLGQHIPEPYVEIHPDDATRFAIADGGYAHLTTDYGACTLKVVINERQQPGMLFAPIHWNDETAGYARVGALVAPVVDPYSGQPENKATPVSIAAVAMSQRGFILSRKPLALPPGVVHARVAVTGGVGYLLADDAEIALWRDWLAPLLGDDVASFADAGRGAYRAVSFAGERIALCLFVGPADDALSWDAVKEAFAADALSDDQRRMLLSGRSADGAASAGPIVCACFGVGRNAINDAIAAGCATAGEIGAKLKAGTNCGSCIPELKRLIAAGEAEPDQQRKVAAS; encoded by the coding sequence ATGAACGCGATCGACACAGGCCTCACCACGGTTCGCACCACCTGCGCCTATTGCGGTGTCGGCTGTGGCGTGCTGGCGACGCCGGACAAGCAGGGCGGCGCAGCCATCGCCGGCGACCCCGATCACCCCGCCAATTACGGGCGCCTGTGCTCGAAGGGCTCGGCGCTCGGCGAGACGCTGGCGCTGGACGAGCGCCTGCTGCATCCGATGATGCGCGATGCGTCCGGCGCGATGGTGCGCGCGGGATGGAACGATGCGCTGGATCATGTGGCCGATGGTTTCCGTCACATCGTCGCCGAGCATGGGCCGGGCGCGGTGGCGTTCTATCTATCTGGGCAATTGCTCACCGAGGACTATTACGTCGCCAACAAGCTGATGAAGGGATTCATCGGAAGCGCCAATGTAGACACCAATTCGCGGCTCTGCATGGCCTCGTCGGTGGTCGGCCACAAGCGCGCTTTCGGTGCCGATACGGTGCCAGGCTGCTATGAGGATCTCGATCAGGCCGATCTCCTGGTCTTTGTCGGCTCCAATGCCGCCTGGTGTCATCCGGTGCTGTATCAGCGCATGCTCGCCAACAAGCAGGCGCGCGGTGCGCGCTTCGTGGTCATCGATCCGCGCCGCACCGATACCGTGGGCGACGACGATCTGTTTCTCGGCCTCAAGCCCGGCACCGACACGGCACTGTTCTCGGGGCTGCTCGCCTATCTCGCCGACAATGGCGCGCTTGACCGCGCTTATATCGCGCAACACACGTCGGGCTTCGACGAGGCACTGGCGCGTGCCAAAACCATCGCCGGCAGCGTCGCCGCGACGGCCAGGGCGACTGGCCTCAACGAAGTGGATGTCGCCACCTTCTTCCAGATGTTCCGGCAGACATCGCGCGTGGTCACACTGTATTCGCAGGGCGTCAACCAGTCGGCGCAGGGCACCGACAAGGTCAATGCGATAATCAACTGTCATCTGGCGACCGGTCGCATCGGCAAGCCCGGCGCGTCGCCATTCTCGCTCACGGGGCAGCCCAATGCCATGGGCGGCCGCGAGGTCGGCGGGCTCGCCAACCAGCTCGCGGCGCATATGGGCTTTACGCCATCTGACATCGATCGCGTGCGGCGGTTCTGGAAGGCGCCGCATATCGCCACGCATGAAGGCCTCAAGGCCGTGGCGATGTTCGACGCCATCGACCGCGGCGAGATCAAGGCGCTGTGGGTGATGGGTACCAATCCCGCGGTATCGCTGCCCGATGCGGACAAGGTGCGCAGCGCGCTGGGCAAGCTCGATCTGTTTGTCGTGTCGGAGAATGTGCTCTCCAATGACACGGTGAATGCGGGCGCACATGTGCTGTTGCCAGCACTGGCCTGGGGCGAGAAGTCGGGCACGGTGACGAATTCGGAGCGCCGCATCTCGCGGCAGCGGTCGTTCCTGCGCGCGCCCGGCGAGGCGAAGCCGGACTGGTGGGCGCTCAGCGAGGTCGCAAAACGGCTCGGCTTCGGCGCTGGCTTTGCCTACACATCCGCCGCTCAGATCTTTCGCGAACATGCGATGCTGTCGGACTTCGAGAACGACGGCAGCCGCGATTTCGATATCGGCGGGCTGATGCATGTCACCGACGACGCCTTCGACACCATGGCGCCAGTGCAGTGGCCGCTGCGCAAGGGCCCGACGATGCAGCAGGCGCGGTTCTTCGCAAAGGGGCGCTTCTTCACACGGGATCAACGCGGCCAGTTCATCGCGCCCGAAGCGCCAGAGCTGCGCACGCAGGTGACTGAGGAGCGGCCGTTGCGGCTGAACACCGGCCGCGTGCGCGACCAGTGGCACACGATGACGCGCACCGGCCTCAGCCCGCGGCTCGGCCAGCATATTCCCGAGCCCTATGTGGAGATTCATCCGGACGATGCGACGCGCTTTGCGATCGCCGATGGCGGCTATGCGCATCTGACGACGGACTACGGCGCCTGCACGCTGAAGGTCGTGATCAACGAACGCCAGCAGCCCGGCATGCTGTTCGCGCCGATCCACTGGAATGATGAGACCGCCGGCTATGCCCGTGTCGGTGCACTGGTGGCGCCGGTCGTCGATCCCTATTCCGGCCAGCCGGAAAACAAGGCGACGCCGGTGTCGATCGCGGCGGTGGCCATGAGCCAGCGCGGCTTTATTCTGTCGCGAAAGCCGTTGGCGCTGCCGCCGGGCGTGGTGCATGCGCGGGTCGCGGTGACGGGTGGTGTCGGCTATCTCTTGGCCGACGATGCAGAGATTGCGCTGTGGCGCGACTGGCTGGCGCCGCTGCTGGGCGATGATGTGGCGAGCTTCGCGGATGCCGGCCGCGGCGCCTATCGCGCGGTGTCCTTTGCGGGCGAGCGGATCGCGCTGTGCCTGTTTGTCGGGCCGGCCGATGATGCGCTGTCGTGGGATGCTGTGAAGGAAGCATTTGCCGCCGATGCGCTGAGCGACGATCAGCGCCGCATGCTGCTGTCCGGGAGATCCGCGGACGGCGCCGCGAGCGCAGGGCCAATCGTATGTGCCTGTTTCGGAGTGGGCCGCAACGCCATCAATGATGCCATCGCGGCAGGCTGCGCGACCGCCGGCGAGATCGGTGCAAAACTCAAGGCAGGAACGAATTGCGGCTCGTGCATTCCGGAGCTGAAGCGGTTGATCGCGGCGGGTGAGGCCGAGCCTGATCAGCAGCGCAAGGTGGCGGCTTCGTAG